The window ATTAACATGGTTAAAACTAAACCGTTTGAAGTTCAGATGCAATATGGTACTCTTTCTACCATATGTAGtctaattaaaaaatgaataagattttcaaaaagaatagTTCGGCTTTTTTCGATATAAAACACTCATGTCGATAAATTTTTTTGACTCTTTtgtataatatatacaaaatgttATTGAACTATGTGGATGttaaatgaattttaatttttataaaggTTAAATTTGATGCGATCAAAATATAGGAATTTAATAAAgctataataaatattaaatacattCAGGCACGgctcaataatatatttatgtcaaTATAAAGATGAGACAATGTGTGGAATATGCTCAATTAAGGTTCAAATTTGCTGAATGCCCATAATTATGGATAACCTAAAAAAGAGTAATTTTTTGACACTGTGCGGACGAAAATACACTTATGCTTTGTCGAAAACAAGTAACTCTAGATTTATcagctaaatatttacatagcatgtaacaatctacataccaactaacatatccgctaataatttcagtatcatctaacaatctatgtatcaaacaaatgtatcgactaataaatcatatatcagttaatgaaactattaacaattaattagttatctattaaatagCTCCAAATCTATTTGTAACAGCTAACACTTCATGTATCGATTAAAAGtccattaaaatctaaataatagcaggtaagtaataaaatacctaCTAACGTATATATTACGAAATTAGAAACATTGGAATTGGGGTGAGATAATAAGATTAGCATTATGGGtgtcaaaagaatcagaataaaaaaaaagatttgtgttgaattataagatgatttgaagaatttgtacgagagataaagagattagaacacataaaagaaagaagagagagagagataaaggtATTATAGtcactaaaaaaattaaaaagaaacaagattATATGGCAAATTACATGGGTTTCTGGATGCATCTACGCCAATTACTCTATAAAGATCATAACTTTATATGCACATGTGaagaaaatattaagaaaactacATGTATTCTATGCACTTTAGAATCTTTAAATGTTTTTGGATCATATGTGTTTTTGCACTATTAACAAACTAATACATGATCTTGACTATCATCTAAATTTCCAGGAGGAATGGGTAGTGTGTAGGGTTTTCGAAAAAAGCACAGCTATAAAGAAACCACAAGAACAACAACCTCAGTCATCTTTTGGATCTCCATGCGATGCAAACTCATCAATGGCAAATGAGTTTGAAGATATCGAGCTTCCCAATCTCAATTCAAACTCATCAACCTTCGGTTACAATCATATTCATGATCATCAATATCCGCAAACTAGTGTTTATTCAGAAGACAATATTACAAGTGCTGCTGGTCTCaacatgaacatgaacatgGCTACTAATATTCCGTCTTGGACAACAAGTCTACTTGCTCCACCTTTATCTCCAATCAACTCTTTGTTGCTCAAGGCTTTCCAAATCAGGAACTCTTATAGTTTCCCAAAAGAGATGGTCTCTAATATCCATCCTTCTCTACACCAGCAAGGAGCCTCCAATATTATGCAAAATGGTTCAAGTTCGTCACAGCCGCAACCGCAAGAGGAAGCGTTTAATATGGATTCCATATGGTGAAGGGTAAATCACGTAGTAAATCTGTAATCTCCTAATTAATTAACTTTTTCTTATGTAATCCTTATCAGTCTCAATTGTATCATTACATATACATATAGATCTCATCTTATACGTACATGAGGTCCAGAAACTAGTGCATTCATGTCCACATCCTTATATGTTATaagttatagtttttttttttgttcaacgtTATAAGTTATAgctaaagaaagaaaagaacaaCAAAAGGAACGTATTTTAtactatttataatttattttggttgGCAATCAATTTCTTGATTTTATGTTTGAGTATTCAAcctgtaaaatttaaaatcgtATATAACTATACATTTGTTAAACAGTTTATTAAATACTGAACAAATACATTTGACAAACATACAATTTCtgtaaatgaaaattataaattgaaGCGTTTTTTTTTACTTCCTTGGCTTAGTTCAAAATCTTCATGATTCTGACATCTCTAACTGCGACAGGACTGAACTCCTCTTTGTTACTAAAGACAAGTCGATGATGAAGAAACTCTTGTCCTGATTCTGAAATCGCCACTCTCTCTTCTTTTCGCAACAATGGACAAAATCAATTTCTGTTTCATAACTTAAGACAGACACCGA is drawn from Brassica rapa cultivar Chiifu-401-42 chromosome A05, CAAS_Brap_v3.01, whole genome shotgun sequence and contains these coding sequences:
- the LOC103869569 gene encoding NAC domain-containing protein 100 yields the protein MEENLPPGFRFHPTDEELITYYLCRKVSDTGFTGKAVVDVDLNKCEPWDLPAKASMGEKEWYFFSLRDRKYPTGLRTNRATEAGYWKTTGKDKEIYRSGVLVGMKKTLVFYKGRAPKGEKSNWVMHEYRLENKQPFTPAKEEWVVCRVFEKSTAIKKPQEQQPQSSFGSPCDANSSMANEFEDIELPNLNSNSSTFGYNHIHDHQYPQTSVYSEDNITSAAGLNMNMNMATNIPSWTTSLLAPPLSPINSLLLKAFQIRNSYSFPKEMVSNIHPSLHQQGASNIMQNGSSSSQPQPQEEAFNMDSIW